CAGCGACATGCTCGCCTCGGTGTAGACCCCGCCCATCACAGCACCCGGGTGATCTGCTCGGCGGCGATCCGGGCGTCGAGCCGGGCCGGGTCAAGGTTGGCGCAGAGCACCACCGACGCGCCGACGGCCAGCGGCGCCAGCAGCCAGTACACCGGCTGTTCGTGCTCGGCGACGTCGACCAGCAGCCGGTCGCCGGCCCGCAGGTCGAGCCGTTCCGCCACGGCCAGCGCGACGCTGCCCCACTCGCGGTAGCTCGTACCGTCGGGGCTGGCCGCGTGGGCGCTGGTCAGCGGGGCGGAGGCGGGCAGCGCGTCGGTGTGCCGGCCCACCTCGACGAGCCAGTCCCGGTACTCCTCGGGGGCCTGGGCGCGCGGGGTGACGCCGAGGGAGAGGACGAACCGGTGCCGCGCCTCGGGC
The nucleotide sequence above comes from Micromonospora sp. M71_S20. Encoded proteins:
- a CDS encoding TIGR03089 family protein, whose product is MNMTDALVREPLTGGRAAEADRPLLTYLDDATGERVDLTATELGGWAARTAGLLREGCGLGVGDRAAVLLPAHWQSAAVLLGAWSAGVAVSFRPRATAGLPSVEPGADEPYDAVFVSAERLDDWLEDVPEARHRFVLSLGVTPRAQAPEEYRDWLVEVGRHTDALPASAPLTSAHAASPDGTSYREWGSVALAVAERLDLRAGDRLLVDVAEHEQPVYWLLAPLAVGASVVLCANLDPARLDARIAAEQITRVL